One segment of Solanum lycopersicum chromosome 1, SLM_r2.1 DNA contains the following:
- the LOC101266254 gene encoding protein trichome birefringence-like 4: protein MADSPPTLPITRKQSSFPPPPLQIRDYNSPRMSELRKSLFSPSLRTPTFRSNRKSLLFLAYVFTFLFVTCATFFVFNNPSINHSFRKILNSRRSHFSTIFSHYFHSDHQNSTLYSLPFTNNDSSISHNGFIAISPSQRNDYSENGLQSSIKNDPTSKIEEEEIQKVNLLLNSEKNDHVLKNEGKSSRKREEEERQNVNVLSNSDKDDQVLKNEGKSSSKREEEERQNVNVLSNSEKNDQVLKNEGKSSCKREDKETSNSEKNDKFLKNEGKSSSKREDKDTSNLEKNDQVLKNEGKYSSKKEEEERQKENVLTNSEKNETRKEAWWEVMNHCDVFDGMWVKDDANPMYEPGSCPFIDEPFDCYQNGRPDNGYQNFRWQPKHCSIPRLDAKQMLELLRGKRLVYVGDSLNRNMWESMVCLLRNSVEDKNRVFEVSGREDFKKEGAYSFIFADYNCSVEFVRSTFLVQEWEIPDGNGSTKETLRLDLVERSCDKYKGADVLVFNTGHWWTHEKTSEGKGYYQEGSHVYGELNVVEAFRKAMTTWARWIEANVDPSKTDVFFRGYSVSHFSGGEWYAGGKCDSDTEPLKDEKDLSPSLYPPIMGMLEDVIKWMKSPVYYLNVTIMSDFRKDGHPSIYRKPNMTDEERRTTLRFQDCSHWCLPGVPDTWNELLYAQLLMKHYQKQHKQQQQQIGS from the exons aTGGCAGATTCACCGCCAACGTTGCCAATAACACGAAAACAAAGTTCATTTCCACCACCACCATTGCAAATTCGAGATTACAATAGCCCTCGAATGTCAGAGTTAAGGAAAAGTCTATTTTCACCTTCATTGCGAACACCAACATTCAGGAGTAATCGAAAATCTTTGTTGTTTTTGGCTTATgttttcacttttttatttgttacatgTGCTACCTTTTTTGTATTTAATAATCCTTCAATAAAtcattcttttagaaaaatccTCAATAGTAGGAGATCACATTTTTCCACAATTTTCTCACATTATTTTCATTCTGATCATCaaaactcaactctttactctctTCCATTTACAAATAATGATTCTTCAATTTCTCATAATGGTTTTATTGCAATTTCACCTAGCCAAAGGAATGATTACTCTGAAAATGGTTTGCAGAGTTCCATTAAAAATGATCCTACTagtaaaattgaagaagaagagatacAAAAGGTGAATTTGTTGTTGAATTCGGAAAAAAATGATCatgttttgaagaatgaagGTAAATCAAGtagaaaaagagaagaggaagagAGACAAAATGTGAATGTGTTGTCGAATTCAGACAAAGATGATCAAGTTTTGAAGAATGAAGGTAAATCAAGTAGTaaaagagaagaggaagagAGACAAAATGTTAATGTGTTGTCGAATTCAGAGAAAAATGATCAAGTTTTGAAGAATGAAGGCAAATCTAGTTGTAAAAGAGAAGATAAAGAGACTTCGAATTCagagaaaaatgataaatttttgaagaatgaaggtAAATCTAGTAGTAAAAGAGAAGATAAAGACACTTCGAATTTGGAGAAAAATGATCAGGTTTTGAAGAATGAAGGTAAATATAGTAgtaaaaaagaagaggaagagagaCAAAAGGAGAATGTGTTGACGAATTCAGAGAAAAATGAGACAAGGAAAGAGGCTTGGTGGGAAGTGATGAATCATTGTGATGTTTTTGATGGAATGTGGGTGAAAGATGATGCTAACCCTATGTATGAACCTGGTTCTTGTCCTTTTATTGATGAGCCATTTGATTGTTATCAAAATGGAAGGCCTGATAATGGTTATCAGAATTTCAGATGGCAGCCTAAGCACTGTAGTATTCCAAG gTTGGATGCCAAACAAATGTTGGAACTTTTGAGAGGAAAGCGATTAGTCTATGTCGGTGACTCTCTGAACAGGAATATGTGGGAATCAATGGTTTGTCTTCTCAGAAATTCTGTTGAAGACAAGAATAGAGTTTTTGAGGTATCTGGAAGAGAAGATTTCAAGAAAGAGGGTGcttattcttttatattcgCG GATTATAATTGTTCTGTTGAGTTTGTACGTTCTACATTTCTCGTTCAAGAATGGGAAATTCCAGATGGGAATGGATCAACCAAAGAAACACTCAGATTAGATTTGGTAGAAAGGTCATGTGACAAATACAAAGGAGCCGACGTCCTTGTCTTTAACACTGGACACTGGTGGACTCATGAGAAAACATCTGAAGG GAAGGGCTACTATCAAGAAGGTAGCCATGTTTATGGTGAACTAAACGTTGTTGAGGCATTTCGCAAGGCAATGACAACATGGGCAAGATGGATTGAGGCCAATGTAGATCCTTCAAAGACAGATGTTTTCTTTAGAGGCTATTCAGTCTCTCATTTCAG tggaGGTGAGTGGTATGCTGGTGGAAAATGTGATAGTGACACCGAGCCACTTAAGGATGAGAAAGATTTGTCACCTTCGTTGTATCCACCAATAATGGGAATGCTAGAGGACGTGATAAAGTGGATGAAGTCACCAGTATACTATTTGAATGTAACCATAATGTCAGACTTCCGCAAGGATGGACATCCATCGATTTACAGGAAGCCAAACATGACAGATGAGGAGAGAAGGACGACGTTAAGGTTCCAAGATTGCAGCCATTGGTGCCTTCCTGGTGTACCAGACACTTGGAATGAGCTTCTATATGCACAGCTATTGATGAAACATTATCAGAAACAacacaaacaacaacaacaacagataGGTTCTTAG